From a region of the Methanobacterium sp. genome:
- a CDS encoding MFS transporter, which translates to MKNSNSKWIPLIIVSITLFIALLGSTFLNAAIPQITKDLNTTIRMLQIIIATYSLIVGALMLSAGKIQDFLGKKRILMIGAIIYILGAFISILSFNPSILFIGYSLIAGVGAALMIPATASIIADSYSGKDHEFAIGLWASLAIVGIIIGPLLGGFFTTYFSWKGAFIILILLMAAVIVYSRKLEDDEPILERSDFDWWGSISSTLGLSFLVAGFLMFNNISTWKMSPLLIATGIILLVLFYFKEKNLLKKDEEPLFDINLLSNRTFLVSSILRSFMTLSLYGILFIMPLFMQLVLGLESIVIGVTFIPLAVSAVIFFYISTRISNIFGYKWVLSSSFIIGIIGILILRFQFSLDTQIVDLIPGIFIIGIGIGLCFTEASHLVLSSVNQGKISDASGFMVSINNLGASMGTAVVGIIFILSIFSGLYVAMENEFPDNDTTQLKHEVESWVDNAKSVDIEKIESPDKSKNAIIVNKSIISSIKTAFDFIALILAVGFFLSLFIKPPKSV; encoded by the coding sequence ATGAAGAATTCTAACAGTAAATGGATTCCATTAATAATCGTGTCAATTACTCTTTTTATAGCCCTATTAGGTTCAACCTTCTTAAACGCTGCCATACCTCAAATAACTAAAGATTTGAATACTACTATAAGGATGCTGCAAATTATTATTGCAACTTATTCTCTAATCGTAGGTGCTTTGATGCTTTCTGCAGGTAAAATTCAGGATTTTTTAGGTAAAAAGAGAATTCTTATGATTGGTGCCATTATATACATTTTAGGGGCCTTTATATCCATATTAAGTTTCAATCCATCCATTTTGTTCATTGGTTATTCCTTAATAGCAGGAGTTGGAGCTGCCTTAATGATCCCAGCCACAGCTTCTATTATCGCGGATTCTTATTCTGGTAAGGACCATGAATTTGCAATAGGTCTTTGGGCATCATTGGCCATTGTAGGTATAATAATCGGGCCATTATTAGGTGGGTTTTTCACAACATACTTCAGTTGGAAAGGAGCATTTATTATCTTAATTCTATTAATGGCTGCTGTAATCGTTTATTCAAGAAAATTAGAGGATGATGAACCGATACTGGAACGCTCTGACTTTGATTGGTGGGGATCAATTTCATCTACCCTGGGACTGTCTTTTCTGGTAGCCGGGTTTTTGATGTTTAATAACATTTCAACATGGAAAATGTCTCCTTTACTAATAGCTACTGGAATAATTCTACTGGTATTATTCTACTTCAAGGAAAAGAATCTTTTAAAGAAGGATGAAGAACCCCTTTTTGACATTAATTTACTCAGTAATCGCACATTTTTAGTATCATCCATTTTAAGATCCTTCATGACCCTCAGTTTATATGGTATTCTTTTTATAATGCCATTATTCATGCAACTGGTTCTGGGATTGGAAAGTATAGTAATAGGCGTAACCTTCATACCTCTAGCAGTATCTGCAGTTATATTTTTCTATATATCCACCCGAATATCGAATATATTTGGATATAAATGGGTTTTATCTTCTAGTTTTATTATTGGAATTATTGGAATCCTCATTTTAAGATTCCAATTTTCTTTAGATACCCAAATTGTTGATTTGATCCCCGGTATCTTCATAATTGGTATTGGAATAGGCCTCTGCTTCACCGAAGCATCGCACCTGGTTCTATCTTCAGTAAATCAGGGAAAAATTTCTGATGCATCTGGTTTCATGGTTTCCATTAATAATTTAGGCGCTTCAATGGGAACTGCAGTTGTAGGTATTATATTTATATTAAGCATCTTCAGTGGACTTTATGTTGCTATGGAAAACGAGTTTCCAGATAATGACACCACCCAGTTAAAGCATGAGGTAGAATCATGGGTAGATAATGCTAAATCTGTAGATATTGAAAAAATAGAAAGTCCAGATAAATCAAAAAACGCTATAATAGTTAATAAATCAATAATATCTTCTATTAAAACAGCATTCGACTTTATCGCATTAATACTTGCTGTTGGATTTTTTTTATCGTTGTTTATAAAACCTCCAAAATCAGTTTAA
- a CDS encoding thermonuclease family protein — MRGQNWKWIQSILVLILIISITGISGCLSENNSDSNYNQSKTSPSGLNGTSTPSSNIHYEASGYCNYVVDGDTINIEGIGRIRLSGVNTPERDEAGYQGAKDFVTSLCLGKTVGLDIDDAKHYDKYGRTLAVVYAGDTNVNAELLKRGYAEIMYILPSEFDPYSWK, encoded by the coding sequence ATGAGGGGCCAAAATTGGAAATGGATACAATCAATTTTAGTTTTAATTTTAATAATCAGCATAACAGGGATTTCAGGTTGCCTAAGCGAAAATAATTCTGATTCAAATTATAATCAATCCAAAACTTCCCCAAGCGGATTAAACGGCACCTCCACACCCTCAAGCAATATTCATTATGAAGCAAGCGGATATTGCAACTATGTGGTTGATGGAGATACCATTAATATTGAAGGAATTGGAAGAATACGGCTTTCAGGTGTAAACACACCAGAAAGGGATGAAGCAGGATATCAGGGAGCAAAAGATTTCGTGACAAGTTTATGTCTTGGAAAAACAGTTGGTTTAGATATAGATGATGCCAAGCATTATGATAAGTATGGAAGAACTCTTGCTGTTGTATATGCTGGAGATACCAATGTAAATGCAGAGCTTTTAAAAAGAGGATATGCAGAAATCATGTATATTCTCCCTTCTGAGTTTGACCCTTATTCATGGAAATAG